The sequence below is a genomic window from Sorangiineae bacterium MSr12523.
CGGCCGGAAAAGGCTATGGGGCACCTTCTTGAACTGCAGCGCAATCTCGGTCACACGGCGCAGCATGCGCTTGCCGGCGCGCACGTAGAAGGGGACACCGCCCCAGCGCCAATTGTCCACGAAGACGCGGGCGGCCACGTAGGTCTCCACCGCGCTGTCCGCCGCGACGTCCGGCTCTTCGCGGTAGGCGGGCACCTCTTCGGCGCGCACGTGCCCGCGTCCGTATTGCCCGCGCACCACGTTCTCCGTCACGAGAGAATGCTCGATGGGCCGCAGCGAGCGCAGCACCTTCACCTTTTCATCGCGCACCGCATCGGCCTCGAGCGAAATCGGCGGCTCCATCGCGGTGAGGCAAAGCAGCTGCATCAAATGGTTTTCCACGATGTCGCGGGTCACACCCGTCTTCTCGTAGAACTTGCCGCGCCCCTCGACACCGATCTCCTCCGCCACCGTGATCTGCACGTGGTCGACGTGCTCGCGCGTCCACACTGGCTCGAAGAGGCTGTTGGCAAAGCGGAAGACCAGCAGATTCTGCACCGTCTCCTTGCCGAGGTAGTGGTCGATGCGGAAGACCTGTTCTTCTTCGAACACCTTGGAAATCGTCGCGTTGAGCGCGCGTGCACTCGCCAGGTCGTGCCCGAAGGGTTTCTCGATGACCACGCGCGTCCACGGTGCGCTGCGATCGCCATTCGGCGGCGGCGCCACCAGGCCCGCCTCCTTCAAGCCACGCGCGATGGTGCCGAAGTCCGCCGGCGGCACTGCCAGGTAGAACAACCGGTTCTTCCGCGTGCCGCGCTCCTGATCGAGCTGCTCCAAGTGTGCGCGCAATTTCTCGTACGTGGCCTTGTCCTCGAAGGTGCCGGCCACATAGCTGACGCCCTTCTCGAAGTCGCTCCACACCGCACTGTCGACGGGCTTGCGGCGCGAGAACTTGCCGACGCCTTCTTTCATCTCCTCGCGGAACTGCTCGTTCGTCTTCGGGCGCCGGGCCACGCCCACCACGGCGAACGAGCCCGTGAGGTAACGGCCCAGCGCAAGGTTGTAGAGTGCAGGCATCAGCTTACGCCGCGTCAGGTCCCCCGAGGCGCCGAAGATGACCACGGCGCACGCATCGGCGTGGCGCTCGAACATGGTGGTGTCGCGAAGCGGGTTCGTCATGTTTCGTGCTCTCGCTTAGTAGGGGAGGTGGGACCGCGTGGACCTGCGCATGACAAGGAGAAAGGAACGTAACGTTATTACGCCTTCTTGACCGCGTGGCCGCCGAACTCGTTACGGAGAGCCGCCAGCACACGCAGAGCGAAAGATTCGTCCTGGCGCGATGCGAATCGCGCGAACAGCGATGCTGCAATTGTCGGCACGGGCACGGCACGCGCCACGGCTTCGTTCACCGTCCAGCGCCCTTCACCCGAGTCTTCGACGTAAGCCTTGAGCCCCGAAAGATCCGGATCCTTCTTGAAGGCGTTTGCGGCTAGCTCCAGAAGCCACGACCGCACCACGCTGCCTTGGTTCCACACGTTCGACAGGTCCGCGAGGTTGTAGCCGAACTCGCTCGCGCGCAGGAGCTCGAAGCCCTCCGCGTAGGCTTGCATCATGGCGTACTCGATCCCGTTGTGAACCATTTTGGCGAAGTGACCCGCGCCCGCCTTTCCGAAATAGGCGACGCCATCTTTGGGAGCCAACGTGATGAGCGCCGGCTCGACGTGTTGGTATGCGGTAGGGTCTCCGCCGACCATCAGACAATAGCCGTTTTCCAATCCCCACACGCCGCCCGAGGTGCC
It includes:
- the zwf gene encoding glucose-6-phosphate dehydrogenase, with amino-acid sequence MTNPLRDTTMFERHADACAVVIFGASGDLTRRKLMPALYNLALGRYLTGSFAVVGVARRPKTNEQFREEMKEGVGKFSRRKPVDSAVWSDFEKGVSYVAGTFEDKATYEKLRAHLEQLDQERGTRKNRLFYLAVPPADFGTIARGLKEAGLVAPPPNGDRSAPWTRVVIEKPFGHDLASARALNATISKVFEEEQVFRIDHYLGKETVQNLLVFRFANSLFEPVWTREHVDHVQITVAEEIGVEGRGKFYEKTGVTRDIVENHLMQLLCLTAMEPPISLEADAVRDEKVKVLRSLRPIEHSLVTENVVRGQYGRGHVRAEEVPAYREEPDVAADSAVETYVAARVFVDNWRWGGVPFYVRAGKRMLRRVTEIALQFKKVPHSLFRPQDGGITPNVLSLRIQPDEGIAIRFISKEPGQATVLRDVAMDFRYGTAFGSNTPEAYERLLLDAIRGDATLFTRSDEVEHQWAFIDPVFDAWNAGAAPPPVYPSGSWGPEQADDLLARDGRRWRKP
- the gnd gene encoding decarboxylating 6-phosphogluconate dehydrogenase, which encodes MQIAIIGLGKMGGNMVRRLLRGGHQVVAYDRDTAAVDRLASEGATGAKSLEDLVAKLNAPRAVWVMVPSGAPTEKTIEDVAKLLSPNDIIIDGGNSNFHDSVRRANALADKKLRFLDSGTSGGVWGLENGYCLMVGGDPTAYQHVEPALITLAPKDGVAYFGKAGAGHFAKMVHNGIEYAMMQAYAEGFELLRASEFGYNLADLSNVWNQGSVVRSWLLELAANAFKKDPDLSGLKAYVEDSGEGRWTVNEAVARAVPVPTIAASLFARFASRQDESFALRVLAALRNEFGGHAVKKA